Proteins from a single region of Nocardiopsis dassonvillei subsp. dassonvillei DSM 43111:
- a CDS encoding M48 family metallopeptidase, translating to MAERRLRHPREIPLLVVCVGVTLLAVVGAVSRAYSGEPNQPLLLLSIPALVYFVRGQQYARQRVNGVRITENQFPEAHRMVTEAAAAFRMKKVPEAYVVLGNGELNAFASGHGFRRYVAVTSDLFEVGDRLADADTLRFVIGHEVGHIAAGHTSFWRQFGISVANVIPGVGTSLNRAQEYTADNHAHAFCPEGMQGLRVLAAGKYLYPAVDFHDIAARARTDTGFFVLLVNLLSSHPVNTFRFAALADRTRPGRVF from the coding sequence ATGGCCGAACGCCGGCTGCGCCATCCCCGGGAGATCCCCCTCCTGGTCGTGTGCGTGGGGGTGACCCTGCTCGCCGTGGTGGGCGCGGTCAGCCGCGCCTACTCGGGTGAGCCCAACCAGCCGCTGCTCCTGCTGAGCATCCCCGCGCTCGTGTACTTCGTGCGCGGGCAGCAGTACGCGCGCCAGCGGGTCAACGGGGTGCGCATCACCGAGAACCAGTTCCCCGAGGCCCATCGGATGGTCACCGAGGCCGCCGCCGCGTTCCGCATGAAGAAGGTGCCCGAGGCCTACGTCGTGCTGGGCAACGGCGAGCTCAACGCGTTCGCCTCCGGGCACGGCTTCCGGCGCTACGTGGCCGTCACCAGCGACCTGTTCGAGGTGGGCGACCGGCTGGCCGACGCCGACACGCTGCGGTTCGTCATCGGCCACGAGGTCGGCCACATCGCGGCGGGCCACACGTCGTTCTGGCGCCAGTTCGGGATCTCGGTGGCCAACGTGATCCCCGGCGTGGGCACCAGCCTGAACCGCGCGCAGGAGTACACCGCGGACAACCACGCCCACGCGTTCTGCCCCGAGGGCATGCAGGGGCTGCGGGTGCTCGCCGCGGGCAAGTACCTGTACCCGGCCGTGGACTTCCACGACATCGCCGCCCGCGCGCGCACCGACACGGGCTTCTTCGTGCTGCTGGTCAACCTCCTGTCCAGCCATCCCGTGAACACGTTCCGCTTCGCCGCCCTGGCCGACCGCACCAGACCGGGAAGGGTCTTCTAG